In one Acidimicrobium ferrooxidans DSM 10331 genomic region, the following are encoded:
- a CDS encoding PIN domain-containing protein, with protein MRALLDTSFFVATESGRPLGAMEGVTDTEVSVVTVAELTLGVLMANDDDRPARVATLSAVESTWDPLPVDAEVARQFARVAAVLHAERRRVPILDVLVAATAMVEGILAGSP; from the coding sequence ATGAGGGCACTGCTCGACACCTCGTTCTTCGTCGCCACTGAGTCGGGTCGACCCCTGGGCGCGATGGAAGGGGTGACCGACACAGAGGTGTCGGTGGTGACGGTGGCCGAACTGACGCTCGGCGTGCTCATGGCGAATGACGATGATCGACCGGCGCGAGTGGCGACGCTTTCAGCCGTGGAGTCGACGTGGGATCCGCTACCGGTGGACGCCGAGGTGGCGCGTCAGTTTGCCCGTGTGGCCGCCGTGCTGCACGCTGAGCGCCGCCGGGTCCCGATACTCGACGTGCTTGTTGCGGCAACCGCGATGGTCGAAGGGATCCTGGCCGGGTCCCCGTAG
- a CDS encoding type II toxin-antitoxin system Phd/YefM family antitoxin: MATCATCSDVSGSISVRDLGNTVSEVIRRVESGERLTVTVDRRPVAEIVPLRRRRTVSATEAVAIASRHPADRGLLREVRSLLSDTTDDL, translated from the coding sequence GTGGCTACATGTGCTACATGTAGCGACGTGAGTGGTTCTATTTCGGTGCGGGACCTGGGGAACACGGTCAGCGAGGTGATCCGCCGGGTCGAGAGCGGCGAGAGGTTGACGGTCACGGTTGACCGGCGACCGGTCGCCGAGATCGTGCCCTTGCGCCGTCGCCGGACGGTGTCGGCGACCGAGGCGGTCGCAATTGCGTCTCGCCACCCGGCCGACCGCGGGCTCCTGAGGGAGGTGCGGAGTCTGCTGTCCGACACGACCGACGATCTATGA
- a CDS encoding nucleoside deaminase: MLSADDRRWLDVAFGLAEDAARTAEVPVGAVVVRSGRVLGARHNETIERRSSLAHAELLALSDALADAGDGYVLGADVYVTLEPCAMCAGALVLARARRVVFAAWDPKAGACGSLMNIAADPRLNHELEIVGGVDAERAALLLRRFFSERRPGVVP, translated from the coding sequence ATGCTCAGCGCTGACGACCGTCGGTGGCTTGACGTCGCCTTCGGTCTGGCCGAGGATGCTGCGCGGACGGCTGAGGTTCCGGTGGGGGCCGTGGTGGTCCGCAGTGGTCGCGTGCTCGGCGCGCGTCACAACGAGACGATCGAGCGGCGCTCCAGCCTTGCGCACGCGGAACTGCTTGCGCTGTCGGATGCGCTCGCCGATGCCGGCGACGGCTATGTCCTCGGTGCGGACGTGTACGTCACTCTGGAGCCGTGTGCGATGTGTGCCGGGGCGCTGGTGCTCGCCCGTGCCCGACGCGTCGTCTTTGCGGCTTGGGATCCAAAGGCGGGTGCATGCGGGTCGCTCATGAACATCGCCGCCGATCCGCGGCTGAACCACGAGCTCGAGATCGTCGGCGGGGTCGATGCCGAACGAGCTGCTTTGCTCCTTCGCCGTTTCTTCTCGGAGCGGCGCCCAGGCGTCGTGCCGTAG
- the cutA gene encoding divalent-cation tolerance protein CutA, translating to MIDAVEIVTTLASDEHAAALVDALVESGLCACVKRTDGVRSTYYWQGDWHTEDEVEVRALSLPEHVLRLTKLIASAHPYDVPEVLVRSVALPHDPYAEWVVTTIAKRQTRPVDASKRVAPPDVDAQR from the coding sequence GTGATCGACGCAGTCGAGATTGTCACCACCCTCGCAAGTGACGAGCACGCAGCGGCGCTGGTGGACGCGCTCGTCGAATCCGGCCTGTGTGCCTGCGTCAAGCGTACCGATGGGGTCCGCTCGACCTACTACTGGCAGGGCGACTGGCACACCGAGGACGAGGTCGAGGTGCGGGCCTTGTCACTCCCTGAGCATGTGCTCCGTCTGACGAAGCTCATCGCGTCTGCCCACCCGTACGACGTCCCGGAGGTGCTGGTTCGCTCTGTCGCGCTCCCGCACGATCCGTATGCCGAATGGGTGGTCACGACCATCGCCAAGCGACAGACTCGACCGGTCGACGCGTCCAAGCGCGTCGCACCCCCTGACGTCGATGCTCAGCGCTGA
- a CDS encoding extradiol ring-cleavage dioxygenase: protein MADVCAIIASTHHPFYYRASTSTGADRPDFADVWVAKIEAFRETLTRAEPDVLVMVGSDHFHQLWLDNMPQFLVGKAPVFDANYYNEEREFGLPRMRVSGQEELAAYILRQGLDEGFDLAFSNELRIDHSITCALITLRPQVDLPIVPVYTNIFAPPMPQPKRFVELGAALRRIVEQWPSNQRVAIIGTGHLSLELGGPRQFGPHGPDPDFDQKAIQWIANADIDGALAEVSLESLWLPGNATHGFMDFLLMMGVVGQGVRADYVDNLDLFHTMEAYFTWYPRRGEA, encoded by the coding sequence ATGGCCGATGTGTGTGCGATCATCGCGTCGACGCACCACCCGTTCTACTACAGGGCGAGCACGAGTACCGGAGCCGATCGCCCCGACTTCGCCGACGTCTGGGTCGCCAAGATCGAGGCGTTCCGAGAGACGTTGACCCGCGCCGAGCCGGACGTGCTCGTGATGGTCGGCTCTGACCACTTTCACCAACTGTGGCTCGACAACATGCCACAGTTCCTGGTCGGCAAGGCGCCGGTGTTCGACGCGAACTACTACAACGAGGAGCGGGAGTTCGGACTCCCACGTATGCGGGTGTCCGGCCAGGAGGAACTCGCCGCGTACATCCTTCGACAGGGACTCGACGAGGGCTTTGATCTTGCGTTCTCGAACGAGCTCCGCATCGACCACTCGATCACGTGTGCGCTCATCACGCTGCGACCGCAGGTCGACCTGCCCATCGTGCCCGTCTACACGAACATCTTCGCGCCGCCGATGCCCCAGCCCAAACGGTTCGTCGAGCTGGGAGCGGCGCTCCGGCGCATCGTCGAGCAGTGGCCGAGCAACCAGCGCGTCGCCATCATCGGAACTGGACATCTCTCGCTGGAGTTGGGCGGACCGCGTCAGTTCGGTCCGCACGGGCCGGACCCAGATTTCGATCAGAAGGCGATCCAGTGGATCGCGAACGCTGACATCGATGGGGCTCTGGCAGAGGTCAGTCTCGAGAGTCTCTGGCTGCCGGGCAACGCCACGCACGGATTCATGGACTTCCTGCTCATGATGGGCGTCGTCGGTCAGGGTGTGCGAGCCGATTACGTCGACAACCTCGACCTGTTCCACACGATGGAGGCATATTTCACCTGGTATCCGAGGAGGGGGGAGGCGTGA
- a CDS encoding citryl-CoA lyase — MSTPEFPTSIGVSTPEAITLLGADLAGELMGSVSFGELAFWLVTGRRPSAGEVRVFEACLVSLADHGFTPTAIAARLTLLSAPESIQGALAAGILGGGSRFLGVTEDTGRFLADALARAEQTPQTASDFDAIARDAVASAHRDGRYVPGLGHPVHKERDPRTGVLMELARREGAAGPHVALFEAIGRVHADILGRRLPLNGAGAAGAVLWDLGIEGELARGVVLLARTAGILGHLAEERRRPIAMDVYLTVDRGARYVAPGASDPTA, encoded by the coding sequence TTGAGCACGCCCGAGTTCCCGACCAGTATTGGCGTATCCACGCCCGAGGCGATCACCCTGCTCGGGGCTGACCTCGCGGGCGAGCTCATGGGTTCGGTGAGCTTCGGAGAGCTGGCCTTCTGGCTCGTGACCGGCAGGCGACCCAGCGCTGGCGAGGTCCGCGTGTTCGAGGCGTGCTTGGTCTCGCTCGCTGACCACGGCTTCACCCCCACCGCGATCGCAGCTCGGTTGACGCTCCTGAGCGCGCCGGAGTCGATCCAGGGGGCGCTTGCTGCGGGAATCCTCGGTGGGGGCTCCAGGTTCCTCGGAGTCACCGAGGATACCGGTCGCTTTCTCGCCGACGCATTGGCCCGTGCCGAGCAGACACCGCAGACCGCGTCGGACTTCGATGCGATCGCTCGGGACGCAGTCGCGAGCGCCCACCGTGATGGGCGCTACGTCCCGGGGTTGGGCCACCCGGTTCACAAGGAGCGCGACCCGCGCACGGGCGTGCTCATGGAACTGGCGCGACGCGAGGGCGCCGCGGGTCCGCACGTGGCACTCTTCGAGGCGATCGGACGAGTGCACGCCGACATACTCGGTCGCCGGCTGCCGCTGAACGGCGCTGGTGCAGCCGGGGCCGTTCTCTGGGACCTTGGCATCGAGGGAGAACTCGCGCGAGGCGTGGTCCTGCTCGCGCGTACCGCCGGGATCCTTGGCCATCTTGCCGAGGAGCGTCGGCGGCCCATCGCGATGGATGTGTACCTCACGGTGGATCGAGGGGCGCGCTACGTCGCCCCAGGCGCAAGCGATCCGACTGCCTAG
- a CDS encoding CaiB/BaiF CoA transferase family protein gives MDDRNQDQGRGPLAGLLVADFSRVLAGPYCTMLLGDLGATVIKVESPTGDETRFWKPPVTADGTSTYYLAINRNKRSVVLDLKDDDDRALAQELARRADVVVENFKPGGLARFGLAYEDVAAENPAVVYASISGFGTSQGGRELPGYDLVVQAMSGLMSLTGEPDGPALRSGISVFDVMTGLHTAIAILAALHHRTLTGEGQHLEASLFASALSGMVNQTSAYVAGGVVPSRMGNAHPSLFPYEPFPTAEGELVVTIGNDVQFARLCDVLGVPELAQDPRFAHPDDRTAHREQLRPLLEHQLRHDSADAWFERLTAVGVPCGPINTVAEGVAFAERIGLEPVIVVGEGSRAVRQTRHPVIYSKTAPRYDLPPPAHDEHGDEIRDWLQRPMEEDR, from the coding sequence GTGGACGATCGCAACCAGGACCAAGGGCGTGGGCCACTTGCTGGCCTCCTGGTCGCCGACTTCTCGCGGGTGCTCGCCGGTCCCTACTGCACGATGCTCCTCGGCGACCTCGGTGCCACGGTGATCAAGGTGGAGAGCCCGACCGGCGACGAGACTCGTTTTTGGAAGCCTCCGGTCACCGCCGACGGGACGTCCACGTACTACCTTGCGATCAACCGCAACAAGCGGTCGGTCGTTCTCGACCTCAAGGACGATGACGATCGTGCCCTCGCACAGGAACTCGCACGTCGTGCTGATGTCGTCGTCGAGAACTTCAAGCCTGGTGGATTGGCACGCTTCGGCCTCGCCTACGAGGACGTCGCGGCCGAGAACCCCGCGGTCGTCTACGCGTCGATCAGCGGCTTTGGCACGAGTCAGGGTGGGCGGGAACTGCCCGGCTATGACCTGGTGGTCCAGGCGATGTCTGGGTTGATGAGCTTGACGGGAGAGCCTGACGGCCCAGCGCTGCGTTCGGGCATTTCGGTGTTCGACGTCATGACAGGACTGCACACGGCGATCGCGATACTGGCCGCCCTCCATCACCGTACGTTGACCGGCGAGGGCCAGCACCTCGAGGCGAGCCTCTTCGCCTCGGCGTTGTCCGGCATGGTGAACCAGACCAGCGCCTACGTCGCGGGCGGCGTGGTGCCGAGCCGCATGGGCAACGCGCATCCGAGTCTGTTCCCCTATGAGCCGTTCCCGACGGCTGAGGGTGAACTCGTCGTCACGATCGGCAACGACGTCCAGTTCGCTCGTCTCTGTGACGTCCTTGGCGTGCCTGAACTTGCCCAGGATCCGCGCTTTGCCCACCCCGACGACCGCACCGCTCATCGAGAACAGCTGCGGCCACTGCTTGAGCACCAACTCCGTCACGACAGTGCGGACGCGTGGTTTGAGCGGCTCACCGCCGTCGGCGTCCCGTGCGGACCGATCAACACCGTGGCCGAGGGCGTTGCCTTCGCCGAGCGCATCGGACTCGAGCCTGTCATCGTGGTGGGGGAGGGGTCGCGCGCCGTACGCCAGACGCGCCACCCGGTGATCTATTCGAAGACGGCGCCACGCTATGACCTTCCTCCGCCGGCCCATGACGAGCACGGCGACGAGATCCGGGACTGGCTCCAGCGCCCGATGGAGGAGGACCGTTGA